One genomic window of Meles meles chromosome 3, mMelMel3.1 paternal haplotype, whole genome shotgun sequence includes the following:
- the LOC123938365 gene encoding olfactory receptor 2T33-like, translating to MEGLNDTTEINFILLGLFNHTQTHVFLFSMVLMIFLISLLGNALMIVLIHEDPQLHTPMYFLLSQLSLMDLMLVSTIVPKMATNYLMGTRTISPAGCGTQIFLFLTLGGGECFLLAAMAYDRYVAICHPLRYPILMNQKLCFHMTAGSWLLGGVDGLMQAGATLSFPYCHSREINHFFCEAPTLVRLACADTTFFEFFMYVCCILMLLIPLSLILASYSLILAAVLHMKSTAAQKKAFATCSSHLAVVGLFYGTLIFTYMRPKSYHSVAHDKVVSAFYTIFTPVLNPLIYSVRNKDVKGALRKWLEKRFLGHL from the coding sequence ATGGAGGGCTtaaatgacaccacagaaattAACTTCATTCTCTTAGGACTCTTTAACCACACTCAGACCCACGTGTTCCTCTTCTCCATGGTGCTCATGATCTTCCTCATCTCCCTGCTGGGCAATGCCCTCATGATCGTGCTCATCCATGAGGACCCCCAGCTTCACACGCCCATGTACTTCTTGCTTAGCCAGCTCTCCCTCATGGACTTGATGCTGGTCTCCACCATAGTCCCCAAAATGGCAACTAACTACCTGATGGGCACCAGGACCATCTCTCCTGCTGGCTGTGGCACCCAGATCTTCCTGTTTCTCACTCTGGGAGGGGGTGAATGCTTCCTCTTAGCGGCCATGgcttatgaccgctatgtggccatatGTCACCCCCTGCGCTACCCCATCCTCATGAATCAGAAGCTCTGCTTCCACATGACTGCAGGTTCCTGGCTTCTGGGAGGGGTGGATGGTCTGATGCAGGCTGGGGCCACTCTGAGTTTCCCTTACTGCCATTCTCGGGAAATAAACCACTTTTTCTGTGAGGCACCCACACTCGTGCGCCTTGCTTGTGCTGACACcacattttttgaatttttcatgtATGTGTGCTGCATCCTGATGCTCCTGatccctctgtctctcattctgGCCTCCTACAGTCTCATCTTGGCTGCTGTCCTTCACATGAAGTCCACAGCCGCTCAGAAAAAAGCCTTTgccacctgctcctctcacctGGCTGTTGTGGGACTCTTCTATGGAACTCTTATATTCACATATATGAGGCCCAAATCCTACCATTCAGTGGCCCATGACAAGGTGGTCTCTGCTTTTTACACCATATTCACACCTGTGTTGAATCCCCTTATCTACAGTGTGAGGAATAAAGACGTCAAGGGGGCTTTGAGAAAGTGGCTAGAGAAACGTTTTCTGGGACATTTATAG